acgtgtgtctattcatgttcgagtacggaccaggaagaagcttagcgatgcggattccttcaaaaagtgcatccaggacgctgcaagggaaacgctcccggttctattgccgcggaagaagtttgctcttgcatctgcggaaacaaaatccactacaattctgtatgtgtcgcgcgcagtactggtgacttcaaccaggaaaagcgtcttagaaggaagctgcatcgtcaactgcaacaagaccgcgataacaagtggacgtcaagagcgatggagtttgaaaaggcgtgggaggataagaacccgcggaaagcttATGCTTtgctaaaacagtatagcggcaaaatgaaaagatgttcccctgttctcaacactgctaatggggtagctgtcggtgaagcaacccttccaatttggaaggaacacttcaagaccttgctgaaccggctagcaccgtcagctcctgaactcgagcacgttcataggccgacatatgcggttaacgaggagccaccgactaagtcggaggttctagtctgtattcaaaaaataaagaatggaaaatctggtggagacgacgggattagcgcagaaatgccaaaatatcttcctccgtctgggatccgtgagatgacaaagatcatccgttcaatatggatagacgaaaggatacctgattcgtggagaaacgctatcataattctcctccacaagaagttatccgtcacggaccccaggaattatcgaggaatctctttgctgcgtgttatgtacaaggtattggagcgcattatcctactcattaaacatcgcgaagaaacaacgcgcgacgagcaagcaggctttcgtcctggccgatctacgattgaccaggtgtttatCGTCAGGAGAgagatcgaaatctggcagcggtattcgaagccaatgcaactagcgtttcttgACTTTTAAGCCGCGTTCAACTTTCCGCACCGAGGTTGTCTTCAAACGGCGCTCCGCGCCGACGGAGTACTAAGAAaattcgttcgcttgcttgatgacatgaatcaacgagcaactgctgcagttcgaacaccagccggatgtacaataccgtttgaagtggtaactggagtaagacaaggggcagtggcaggacctttcccgTTCAATTTCTTCGACTACATATGCCGAATAAAGTAGAACAGGCCCGCAAAATGCGGCGCATCCATCAGAGGCCTTGGCTGCGCTCCAATACGAACTTGATGTGGAAATATGCACCCGGAAAGCCCTACGAAACttcgcatctttcgggccgtttttttttcggcaattaggaagaaatggacggaatcaccttcctccccataatctacgacttcttataggcataacccacatgaaacccgcaccaccccagattgatggggtgatgcctttaatggaacTTTCTTCTAAGCTGTCAATTACGGTACAGTCTCCGCCGATGCCACCGCCTCACTGTCAAAATCCACCCGTGGGACGTATTATCAGGAGGTCAGTGGATCGACACTGCAACTTCTGAGTGTTCTATGAATGAAGTTAGTTATAGGTGCTCGTGAACAGTACTCATACCTTTATACCTATCATTCGTTGTGGTTGAAGAGTCTTGGTCGTTCGTTTCCATCATTTCACGATGAAGTAGTAGGGAAAGAATAGTGCCGTGTGGACGACTACAGCTGCGTTTGGTCTTTTAGCTTTTCCATTCTATAAAAGTGATTTCTTCCGCTAAAATAAATCGAATACTTGACCGTACCTTTCCAGATGTAGAGCAGTAAAAAAGTGTGTAAATGGTCGCAAACATGACGATTTTGCACAGATCGTCCGCGGCTGGAAGCGAGATGTTTTTCATCGGCAGTTCATTCGTAAGTTTTGTGGCGGAGGGGGATTCTGCTTGATGCCAACAGTAGTTGGGTCCTTTCAAGAATGTTTAAACTTGGCATGGTAGAGTTTATTTCTCATCATATCATATGCTTATTTTAAAGGCTGTTTATTGCCATTTTGTATTTGAAACCTaggtatagtcggatcaagaCGACCCGAGACCTGGTACAGTAAGCAgctgcgttcgaagtggaGGGGTGCAGTGAAGGTGAGCATCGCTAGCTTCAGCGATGAGTGATGCTGCTGCTATGCTGCGAAGATCGTCCCTCGATCCCAatcactacgctccaccgtgtCGCTTACGCATCTGcatcgtgtttcatgtcgttttgacccgagtataTCTCCGACCAGTGTCGCTCAAAAGCGACTTTCACTAATTTTTATGGCCCTAGTCGTATtcaatcaatgaaaaaataaaaacacctaggtaataaattaatataaataattaaaaatgaagaaaattgtagGAAGAATTATAAATGTGATGAATCAATAAGCAATATTCGGTTGATTCGCTCGATCGctcgattatttttttaggtCTAAAGGTTTAGTTTCAAAaggtcaatttcatttttaaatctcAGGGCTGTTCCGTGCTGAACTCACCTCCCTAATGTATAGTTTGTTTAAACCGACATAACGCAccgtgcatttgcgtacgcgctcgaaacggcgcgatggaggcagcagttggaccATTGGTTGGTATTGGATTGGTAGTGCCAGCAATGGCCCCattacgctcctaaccgccaTGCTCCACAGCaccgcctcgaaagaagccgcgtacaccgcgcaccgtgcttcatgtcgttttgaccctactataacaATGGAACTTTCTTGTTTTGGGAGCCATCGATGCACGACGATTCTTCGCGTGGTCGAGCTGGAGACAATCGTTCAACGTCGTTGATCAAAACGTAATGCCACCTAAGGGAACGCCACACTGAAAAATCCTGACGCAAGCACTGTATGAGAACACGTTCTTAGAGGATCAAGCTTATTAGGCAACCGTCGTACAGTAGGAGATATGAACACAATCTGGAAAGGGACACAGATCATGATCAGCTAGCTTGAGCTGCTAACACATAACCTTACTTATTCATGTCTACAAAGGATAAGCTAGAAGAATACATGTACCGATTTATGGACTCCTAATGAAATTATGGAGCCGTCACGTTCCGATAGGAGGAATTTTagaaatctgaagaaaattccaataatGGCTTGAAAAGACTAtactcttacttttttccacaaaaataagttttttagCCCCTTCTGGGTCcaacggaaagaaaaaatcttcaccTGTTAATTACATAGTCACAAGCGATAAAAGCAATGAACGCGGAATGCGGATGCGGAAACGATGAGAAATCACAtctagctttaaaaaatttccgcATGCAGTTGTCTTTAATACTCTCGTGTCGTATAATCTAGGAAACTGTCGCTATCGAAGAGAGCGAGTTCCTCTAAGAAAATGACTCAGCAGTGAAAGCTGAAAATTTCTAGGAGCGTCTCAACCTCCGATGTTTTCGCCGAGCACATTGGATTTCCTCGCAGAAGTAGAGCGACAGGTGAATGGAGTGCCTGGAAATCAACGACGTGATTTTGAATTGGCCGCAAAAACAGAACTTCCGGATGTGCTCGAAGCGCTGAATATGAAAACACTTCTAAGCAACCGTTAAATGACAAGTGCATAAACAACAcgctatttttgtttcattcattcattcaccagCAGCAAACAAAGACAAACAATAGTAtgtcaaaagaaaattcccatCAAGACTTAATTCTTTAGCGAACGACGACTGGTTTGCCCACATTCTACCTGCGTGCATTTTCTCGATTACCAGGAAGGACTGAGCATGTTCTTTCGTAACTGCATTCCTTTCTACTCGTGGACTccacgtcaattttgtgactCCGCCTCTGAagtctatgtttttttttcaaattgtcaTCAAATTCGCAcagaatttgttttcattacaTGCAAAATTACAGTCTTGAATTCCACCCCAATCTCATGTGTAACACAGCTGTTTAATtagtaaacaagtaaacagtTGACTACTCAATCGTGTTCTAATAAGTCGACCAACGTTTCCATGTACGTTGTCTAGAATGTTTTGAACTTGCTCCAGAAATTTTCGTCCTCCTCACTCGTAAACACAAAAGTTGCAGTCAAGAACTGGTAATCATTtcaatagttctttttttccgttaataaaattttagaacGATTAGACTTTTGAATTCAATCCGGTTATTTAATAATTGATGTACTTTAAAAAAGAGCTGAAAATGAGTTCATTCAACAATGTATgattatataaatatttgattGCATTCTATCACTCGTAACTTTTTCCATGctcatcatttttcattgcGCATTGTGAGCGCAAATCCGTCGACTTTCACCTGTTTAACGTTTAAATTCCTTAGTGAAAcctttcaaggatttttcctaTTCGACTGTTTTGAAAGGAACTGATTGCCGTATGTAATATTTTTGCCGTTATATGTATAGCAAAAGAACGTTTGGGCAAAAcgttgcattttttcttcaactaatTATACTGCGTCTTTCCACAAATAATGCGGTTTTGTTGCACCTTTTCCTTTCTGGGGATTAAGATGAAGAAACTGATTCAGAATAATAGGATGAAttaagtttttctctttttgaaagtaCAATTTCCCAACTTATCGCTTGTAatactttctcatttttctgtcattttatTAACGCATCGCATCAGAATTCTTTTGACCGTAACGACAAGGTCCCCTCTCAAACCATTTTGAACTCATCTGAAAGAgttgaaatctgaaaaaaaaaacgcggaatAAGCAGTACTTGGTTGGAAGTTCCTGAAACTCCCCTTGTCACTGATATTATCACTTATTGTCCGTTGCTCTTGTATCGCATAAATTCTTATGTACCACACCTCATTTATGAGCTGAGGccggtgtggcgcagtcggtcgGAGGTCCATTAcggccacacggtcgatggttcgaaaccgccccagtgcaaaccaagcatttcatccctccggggtcgataaattggtaccagacttgtctgggaggataaaaacactgacttgatcacaggcaggcccccgcaagtcatcgcataggccaacacgggttccagaacctcaacgattacgaattccagtgaaacgcgttggtgcatcccaagtggattgacttACGCCAgctactttatcctttacttttgaCTTCTTTCCGGTGACCTTAGTTTGCACACTTTGCATAAGCAGTGGTTATTGTCTCAGATCTACAGACTGCTCTTGTCACAGCGGTATCATGGATGTGAGCATTGCTAATCATGAAAGCACAAAACTGATTGGTAAAACGAGTTTCCATCAGATGTCGAACAATCACCACAGGATGTggcttccgaaaaaaagaaaggaaccaTTAGAAAACCAAAACAACCTGGGACGGGTAATGACTCCAAtattgaaaaaggaaaagaaggagaagaagaagagtcgGAAGAGCAACAAGAAAGTGAGCATAGTCTGAGATCAGATGTCACTGAAATCCAACTTGGAACCAATATCGGAACCTTTTCCTAGGAGAATTGAAGAGCGTAATGAACTGGGAAGTGGAAAACATCATTAAGGAAAATGTGGAACTattcaaaatggaaaatgtttttttttttctgtcgctACATCCGTAAGGTAACAGACAGTAAGGTTTCCACGATTTCAGTAACCGTTTTCATTATCTTCAAGAATTCCTCCCGGTGAAAACGTAGCCTAAAATCTAAAACCATTTTTAATGTAAATTAATTCTGCAATGGAAGACCTGGGGTAGTGTTCATTCCATTGAGTACATGAAAGAATTTCTACTGAGGATCTTACATCTTTAACTAATCTCCCTTGTGTGCTCCCTAGTGTTTATCTATAATACttataggcatcaccccacgaatctgaagtggtacggatctcaggtggagtattcgtttacgggaagggagactatggagaggagggtgattccgtccatttcttcctaattgccgtaaaaaacggcccggaagatgcgacgcgctCCAggcgaactccttgtagaaaataataaataaaataagtagtttcccggaccgttttctacttcaattgggaagaaatgaacggagtcacccttctctccataatctaccatctcgtatacggatactccacctgaaatccgtaccacctcagattcgtagagtgattCCTTTAATGACTTCGGCATGCAATTTGCAATTATCCTTGTTCAAGGCGAGCTGGACAAAGTGTCACGCGTCAGTAAATTCGTTTGCGGTGCGTCAACGAGttgacttcagttcagaatcgtttgagatttacgagcATGTGTCCTGCCTATACAATGCCTTGCGAGGGCTAGAgccaagaaaatgtttttatcctcccagacaagtctggtaccaatcgaCCTCGATGGGATGAATgtcttggttggcactggtgcggtttcgaactatcgatcgatcgtactGTTGCAGTGGTACCTCTTACCGACAGCGCTACTCACGCTCTTAGAGCTAGCAAGGTTGTCTGGAGTTCTGGCTATCAGttcaaaatccttgaaatacTACTGCTTCgtatgaaaagaaaggaagattgAGACAGCTATAGCTAGCTAGCTTAAAgcccttttctcttttttgtcccTGTTGTATTGTGGTCGTAAACAAATCTTAAAAACCATGTGCATTCACTACGCGGTTATGTCATCCTTCACCAACTCCACTCATTCAGAAGTTAATCGCCGTGTGCAAGAGCGTTTCGAAGAATCAGACGGAAGCCATTATGAATTCAATGGGATGATGATTGTTCGTGACCTAACGTACGCTCAGTGCTCGAGCTGAAAGCGTTTCTGTCACGGCAGAGTGATCGTGGATAATAGCACTTGTTGGCAGTTGTTTTATCGTTTCCGGTGGTCGTTGTCGCTCCACCATGGTCAAGTGGAGAGCAGAGGCGCACGAACTTTATGGGAGTTGGCTGCAGAACGAACGTGCATTAGAATAATACGAATAAATTATACTTCACATCGGTGGTTTTATTTTCTGAGAATCCACGTTTACTTTATGTATCCGGGAATTCAATCAACTTCAAGCATCTCCAGGATGTACtcaaaattccataaaaaagTATCAGAATTGTGATTCTGATTTGCACTCTAAAAGATAATAGTTGCTCAATTTTTTGAGTCATCAAAATATTCGATGACTCCATGAAATCATCATAGAAGAAGTACCATATTTTGATTCTATCCACTTTAATAAAGGACAATCTGCaagtttttgcagaaatttcacATCAAGAATGGGGAATCTGAGATATTTATCATGGCATCTACTTCATATCCTGAGACCAATACGTTAGTattaagaaacaaattttttattttttttttcaattttcatataGCGGTTAGATAAATGCTCCTGAGACAATCGAGCTTTTCTCCTCAAACTTAACATTGGtccgatttttctctttcgctACAATGCACACCTTGCTAACCATCAATCATTGGAAGATACTCGTTCGTTTacgtctttgattttttttgttaagaaaaaaatagcctCTAGTCGGtgagagttttcttttccaccaTCTTTTCTAACAGTATTCTTTCTCCACCGCATATTCTTACGTCGAAATAGGATTAGCAATCTCCTGGCTAGGTACAGTAAATagttttccatttatttcaaagtagttcatttcaaaatgtaaCATTATCCTTCGCAAATAGCCGGAACTTCTTCCTAAGCAAATGAACCACTTCTGGATCGCTAGGAGTGGTCAGATCTCAGAAAACACGTTTGAAATAGGACTAGGAACGGATTATGAGTATGTTCTCGGAGTGAGACGAGTCCCCTCGAATACTGCTCATGAAAGGAGCGATAAAATCGTTAACTACGTTGTTTAGCTGAATGGGCTGGGCGAAGCTTCGTACGTCGCTGTTTTGTTATGCATAACAAATATCCAGGCATAAGGacgatttgcaaaaaaaaaagaagttggtAAAATTGTTGAAGAGTTTTTGTATGATTCACTAGCGTTTTACCGTAGATAATTGGGAAAGTTCCACTAATTTTTAGCCCTTAGTAATTGAGGATTGTGTATTTGGGTCACAAACGACTTTTCACGTAATTTATGAGTTGtagggtgtagcgcagtgcTACGAGCTCAACACCACACGGTGTGTATGTAGTGGATGGTTCCGTCCGTGCTCCAAATCCTAGCAAACATTCATCTCTCCGGAGTTCGATAAATTGAAACCGAAAGACGTTTCTAGGAGGGTAAGAGGGTAAGAAAACTGACTTGTCACAGCACTTGGGTCCCACAAGTATGTACTGTCCCACAAGGCCTAT
This window of the Necator americanus strain Aroian chromosome III, whole genome shotgun sequence genome carries:
- a CDS encoding hypothetical protein (NECATOR_CHRIII.G12046.T2), giving the protein MLADIRKIRTLKLQLDYVLTRNIPQSDIRKSRGAWDVAFDSDHRPVLLSFKIRFHKRNRGVPLQPKIDMAGLKDDECGTKFRQRVSIHVRVRTRKKLSDADSFKKCIQDAARETLPVLLPRKKFALASAETKSTTILRKLHRQLQQDRDNKWTSRAMEFEKAWEDKNPRKAYALLKQYSGKMKRCSPVLNTANGVAVGEATLPIWKEHFKTLLNRLAPSAPELEHVHRPTYAVNEEPPTKSEVLVCIQKIKNGKSGGDDGISAEMPKYLPPSGIREMTKIIRSIWIDERIPDSWRNAIIILLHKKLSVTDPRNYRGISLLRVMYKVLERIILLIKHREETTRDEQAGFRPGRSTIDQVFIVRREIEIWQRYSKPMQLAFLDF
- a CDS encoding hypothetical protein (NECATOR_CHRIII.G12046.T1), translated to MLADIRKIRTLKLQLDYVLTRNIPQSDIRKSRGAWDVAFDSDHRPVLLSFKIRFHKRNRGVPLQPKIDMAGRCKGNAPGSIAAEEVCSCICGNKIHYNSVCVARSTGDFNQEKRLRRKLHRQLQQDRDNKWTSRAMEFEKAWEDKNPRKAYALLKQYSGKMKRCSPVLNTANGVAVGEATLPIWKEHFKTLLNRLAPSAPELEHVHRPTYAVNEEPPTKSEVLVCIQKIKNGKSGGDDGISAEMPKYLPPSGIREMTKIIRSIWIDERIPDSWRNAIIILLHKKLSVTDPRNYRGISLLRVMYKVLERIILLIKHREETTRDEQAGFRPGRSTIDQVFIVRREIEIWQRYSKPMQLAFLDF